A region of the Littorina saxatilis isolate snail1 linkage group LG12, US_GU_Lsax_2.0, whole genome shotgun sequence genome:
ggtttgataattctaactctataattgttggagattttgtcaatcaaacattgcagaattttttcgcgtttcttctgttgctcggtatatatatAAACAATGACAAACAACTAACACAAAAACAAGCACAGACTCTTTATGAAAGATGCAAGATTTTgatcaaagacaaaaacaatcaaaataaataaataaaaaaacactTATGAAAGATGCACTCACTGTGATCGGAATCGCTGTCACTGTCAATGACTGCACGTCTGCCTTTCTtcttcaccaccaccacctcctcctcttcttcttcactgTCCTGCAATGCATCTGCTGACCCCTGCCTTTTGTTCCGGGCCTCAGCCAGAGATTGTCTTGTTTCTCTCACAGTGGTCTCGCTGGTTTGCGGTTTAGGACCTGCATGACCAGGAACAATGGAAGTTTGATCACTGGCTCCTTCCGCTGGTGTgtctatgtctttctctttgtcttcgCTCGGAGAAGGATCCACATCCATTGTACTGCCTTGATCACCATGCTCTGGCTCTTTGCTTTGAGAAATGTTGACCTTTAAGACGAGGGGCTCTTGTTCAGTGATTGTGCCCTCATTttcttcatcatcaccattgTTACTAtcgtcatcctcatcatcaAACCTGAGATCAAAATCAGAAGGTGGGATGGTGGCGTCTTCTTCACTTGGTGGAATGGACGACTGGTTGACAGATTTCTGAGTCTGCGACCTGACGGACATCTGGTCGATGACAATGGGGTTTCCATCTGCTCCCTCAGTTGCTTTAGTCGCAGCAGCTTGTGGTGCTTCAAAACACTGCTCTCTGGTTTCATTTGGTTCAGAATGCTCAGTGGAGACTTTTTTATCTTCGTGTGATCGAGAGTTGGCTCGAGCATCTTCATCTTCTAGATCTACCATTTCTCCATCAATCTCCTCAACCTCCATTGGATCCTCAGCATGTGCTTCTGTGAGTGTGACCAGGATGCGTGGAGAGTTCTGAGTAGTACTGGTCATGCTGTGTCTGCCCTCTGCTGAATTGGTATCAGTTTGGCCAGAAGTTAGTGGCTGTCCGCTAGCAGTTTCAGTTCTAGTTTGTCGGGTATTTGGTAAAAACTCTGCTGATGTCGAGTCGCTCAAGCGGGCAAGACCACGGACAGCTTTCCTTCTGCGAGACGGTGCAGGCATCTTTGGATCCGAGTCTGTTTTGCGATCTCCTTCAGCTGTGTTACCTTTGACACCTTCTTCAGGATTTTCTGCTTCACTGCTAGGGGACATGAGAGACTCTACATGCATGGGGCGGTTCTTTTCTGCTGCCAGTTTTTGTCTAGACTCCTGTCCCTCTTGCAAGATATTTGGCTGAGCAGGTTGAattttttcttcaactttatTTTCTCCTCCTTCCTCATAATCTTTCGCTTTACACAATCCATTCCCAGCGAGATCATCAAACTTGTCAGCCAAGTTTTTCTGCCTGGTTCCATACCTCCTTCTCTTGGTGGAGAGGGGGGCCTCAGGTCTCAGCGGGCTGCCGTCCAGAGAGAAACACTTGCGCTTGGTTCTTCTGACGATTAAAACAGCACCATCGTCATCACTGTCCAAAGGGATAGTAGTGGTGCGAGGGGGTGCGCTGTTCACAACTTTATCTGATGAACTGGATGGTGACTGAAGAGGAAGGAGATCTGGTGTGTGGAAATGGCCAAGTTTCGCTTTGATGGAACTCTCTTGTCCATGGCTGTTTCTCTTCCTGGTAATACTAAAAGTTGCAGGAGAAGATGacctctcttcttctttttgtaacCTTTTGGTTCCTTTTCCTTGAACAAAAGTTGATACCTCCTCTCCACTCTGAGGACAAGGTTGTTCTAACTCTGGGTGAGAGAAGCCTGGTATCAAAGAATGTTCTTGCAAATCAGTAGTACCTGAACTGTCAGACTTCTGCATTGATCTCTGGAATGACCTTGAACGATCAACTTGAGTGATTGTTTCCTGAGACTCTGTTCCCACATGAACATCCTTTCCACTCCGATCTGGGCTTTGTTCTTCTTCCCTATCTACAGGAATTGAGTCTGCTATGACCTTTGGTGAAAGGAGAGAGATGCTTTGTTCTTCCAATGTGCTTGGATACTGTGTTTCCACAACCAATGGTTCTGACTTCTTTAGCTCTTCTTCCTCTGAGTGTTCTTGGTTACTATCAGAAAACTTGTTCTCGTTTTCTTCATAAGCTTTGGTCAGTTTGCTCATTTCGGCTGGTGAATTCTGCTGCGGAGAGGCGCTGCTATCAACACTTGCCTCCAAAGTTTGGCTTTCAGCTAAAGTTTGGCCTTCAGTTAAGGTTTGGTCTTCAGGTAAAGTGTGGTCCTCCTTCAACGTCTGGTTTTCATCCGCCACCTGGATTTGCAAAGGATTCAGGTGTGACTGTGACCTAGCTTTTTTGTGTGCCAACTCCATTTCTTTGTGATTAACTTCTGCATCTTCTTCAGCCACAAATGGTTCTTGGTCTTCCTCTTTTTCTGTATCTGAATAATGGATGTTAGAGGGTGGTACTGATTTTGCGACAACAGAAATAGGTTTTAGTATAGACTGACTTGGTGTGCCGGTGTCAGAAGAAAGCTGACTGGCAAGTTTCTGCTTTGTAGAACATCTTGGAGACTTTCCAACAAGAGCAGCAGAGTCTTGAGACACAGCGTCTTTCTCTTTGGGTGCTCTCTCCTGTCTGACTTTGTTCAAGTTTGATGCCTGTTTCTCAACACAATCTGTCTGATCGTGCGTAGACTTTGAAGATGTGCCTTCTTTTGGGGATGTGTGATTGTCAGAGATTTGGCTTGCAGAGTTTTTGGTCGAAAAGTTTGTGAGTGGAGCCTGCGTCACACTACCAGCTGTTTCCACATCCATGCTCTCTGGCACATGTGTGAGGGCAGAGTCCAAAGGAGACACAGTTTTGCCTTCTGTCTGTGACGGTTGATGCCTTGGCTCTAGTTCACTTTGCTCCTCTCCTGTGGACATCTTAGTTTTCTTCGATCCATCAGCTCCTTTTGATGCTTGAGGCGAGTCTCTTGCCCTTGTATTATTGCGAAGAGCATTGTTTCTTGTCGATGGACTTTGCTTTATGCTCTCAGCTTTGTCACGATTACCGGAAGAAGACTGGAACAAGCTGTCTTCTGTCGAGGATGCAGCAGAAATCCTCTGCTGTATTTCTTCAGGTTGCAAACCTGaacaataaaaaaagaaagttatTCCAGCAAACAGAAACAACGACTTTTAAAAGTTGTGTTTGGAAATAAATATATAGTTGACAACCTCATTTTATTAATTAGATTAGCTCAGTCGCCTGTAATTAACAGTGCAAATACGTGAGTTACACTGCAAATATCTTCATAAAATTCAATCTGAAATGCTACCATAACGGTTTAACCACCCAGAGTATACGGGTAAAATCAACACATCAAGTGACTAATCAACCGACCTAAAAGTTCAGGACATGATTATTTGACATGGAAAACTGATGACATACATGTGTGTCAAACTGTCATTGTGTGCAGTGCATGTGTGCTGCTTATTCAAGTTACGGTTAGAAGATTATAACCCACACTTTACATCGATGCTGCTGTAGAGACAGTGATGCAGCCATTAACACTGAAAAGGTGAATTAACTGTTACTCTAAGATGACCTGctgtcacttcttcttcttcttctgcgttcgtgggctgaaactcccacgtacactcatcgttttttgcacgagtggaattttacgtgtatgaccgttacCTGCTGTCACTGACAAAATACTAAGCAAACAGTAAACAAATAATAACAATTAACACACTCATGATTCTCTATTAGTTTTACTCACTCAAATCAGGCTCTTCGAACTCGTTTTCTGAAGGCATAATCTCAAGATCGTCAGTTGAtgagctgaagctgtctgc
Encoded here:
- the LOC138982515 gene encoding uro-adherence factor A-like — its product is MSTGEEQSELEPRHQPSQTEGKTVSPLDSALTHVPESMDVETAGSVTQAPLTNFSTKNSASQISDNHTSPKEGTSSKSTHDQTDCVEKQASNLNKVRQERAPKEKDAVSQDSAALVGKSPRCSTKQKLASQLSSDTGTPSQSILKPISVVAKSVPPSNIHYSDTEKEEDQEPFVAEEDAEVNHKEMELAHKKARSQSHLNPLQIQVADENQTLKEDHTLPEDQTLTEGQTLAESQTLEASVDSSASPQQNSPAEMSKLTKAYEENENKFSDSNQEHSEEEELKKSEPLVVETQYPSTLEEQSISLLSPKVIADSIPVDREEEQSPDRSGKDVHVGTESQETITQVDRSRSFQRSMQKSDSSGTTDLQEHSLIPGFSHPELEQPCPQSGEEVSTFVQGKGTKRLQKEEERSSSPATFSITRKRNSHGQESSIKAKLGHFHTPDLLPLQSPSSSSDKVVNSAPPRTTTIPLDSDDDGAVLIVRRTKRKCFSLDGSPLRPEAPLSTKRRRYGTRQKNLADKFDDLAGNGLCKAKDYEEGGENKVEEKIQPAQPNILQEGQESRQKLAAEKNRPMHVESLMSPSSEAENPEEGVKGNTAEGDRKTDSDPKMPAPSRRRKAVRGLARLSDSTSAEFLPNTRQTRTETASGQPLTSGQTDTNSAEGRHSMTSTTQNSPRILVTLTEAHAEDPMEVEEIDGEMVDLEDEDARANSRSHEDKKVSTEHSEPNETREQCFEAPQAAATKATEGADGNPIVIDQMSVRSQTQKSVNQSSIPPSEEDATIPPSDFDLRFDDEDDDSNNGDDEENEGTITEQEPLVLKVNISQSKEPEHGDQGSTMDVDPSPSEDKEKDIDTPAEGASDQTSIVPGHAGPKPQTSETTVRETRQSLAEARNKRQGSADALQDSEEEEEEVVVVKKKGRRAVIDSDSDSDHNSGAESEASFQLNFTSSSALSSQSEVPTTQERSKMESELDRLRREIAEMEAKLQGRSSSSKSESAGDSCDMNSSVHRRKGGGKSRLTVEDSSDDEVEELSDSPVRSSRKKPKSAGKEQKDSQTKRSRRRRRISSDEEEEEEKKLKVKQRRQQLMDAYVCEVNDAAVDGDDDGVDGRSSAGQGKVHLFSLHTPDKKVKGRADPEVSDEDSSDLFLSPLSPSPPPPTKQSLARKDSYGPPRSLFSVDSPSLSSSVTRIRPSLDFERRGPLPSEKTPVTSDAEWTKYDDIQDSQESEAEVSGSLKNIPESQFSASGGDSAKKKSKKVKYSGEARAAALVSESKQNCGTSVVEPCAVDSSATPLPSLCNAEGDEENKENMDVDENCDRMEDEENDDAVPRWKRKRLGFISSGLDPEKSSVLRKLAEMNECKVYSKFNDSVTHVIMRTNPDSRVCERTLKYFQGIAGQCWVLSFDWVLHSMKAGHFVPEKHYEIHGDTIKGENHCGPSLSRMSTSPLLQGFALASVGASPDMSKKELTQLLTLMGAEVVEDPWDLASHPAKHKLVLRCVDSDTQPPTPAEIELFNGQYKHFGLVTVAREWILDSICTNHLLPLHDYIFNTCKDLRLPF